In Leishmania panamensis strain MHOM/PA/94/PSC-1 chromosome 13 sequence, the genomic stretch AACGTGCCTCGCATCTTCGCGTACCTCTCAAGGAAGGCACCGAGGGCTTTGCTCCGTTGTTTGTACGGCATGTGAAACTGAACacgcggcacggcggcggtgagtgACAGCGGGCGTCGCTCCGCTTCGTGGGCAGCCTGTAGTTCTAGTGCTTGGTTGGGCTCAGCACGaagcaccgccactgcctccaACTGCTGGTGTCTAGTCGACGGGTGTGAgaacggcgccgcggcgtggCTTTGAGTCCGATCACCCTGCTCAtcatcgtcctcgccgctTGTGCTATCCCTGGAGCCATCCCCCTCATGATCATCAAAGTCGAGCTCCTCAGCCGCGCCACCGTGACCAAGCTCGCGGTCTGCCCGAAGGATCACAGGTGCGGAAACCACCTTCCCCCGCAGTGCGGCTTCATCCCTGCAGTTGGTGTCGCCATCATGGACGTCCTCCGCATCGTCGTTGTCCCCATCACTACCGTTCAGATGAAGACTCTGCATCTTTTCCGCTTTGACCTCGCCGCCGTCCCCTCCATCGCGAACGCGTGCTCGTGGCCtcacagaggtggaggaagtcTCTGACGGAGATGCAGGTAACGGTACGGTGTACACCTGCTGCACAAGGTCCTCGGAAGGGATCACTATACGCAGCTCACGCAGATGGCCACGCAGGGTAACGGAGGCGACCACAATGCTGAGTCCCGCCACGCTCATAAGGCGTCGCAGGTGCATCCGCTCAGTCCGCGAGAAGTCCTCCCAGCGGGTGAGAAAGAGACCGTGGGCGGCAAGGATGGCGTGCACGGCATCCTGCATGAGAAGCCGGCGCTCCGGGGACTGCTGAACGAGCtggcgcaccagctgcagaTCGAACGCCACGCCAGGGAAGGCCGCCTCTTGACGGCGCTTGCGGGCATAGTAGTGATCGAGGGGGTAGTGACTGCGAcaggtgcagcgctgctgcagcaacggCGCGGACGCTGTGGATGCAGTCGCACTAAGCGCCCTACCATCGCAGCCACCGCTATCACGGCCCCACTCCCCGTACAGCTGCTCGTCTTCGCGGGAAGGTGACGGAGCGCGGCCGTCGCTCCCCGCCCCTGCCACCCACGTTAAAtgcccctttttctcccgcTCCGTTAGTGGCAGCGCAAAGTGGGGAAAGAATCGATAGACAACCCCGCGCGACGGCTCGTGGTACATATAAACGAGCGTCACCTTGTGCATTCGCCTCAGCCACTTGAGGCCACTGCCGACGAGGTAGTTCTTGTACCGCGCTTTGAACGCCGGCGTGCTGGGCAATCGATCCCAGCCAAGCACAGCGTTCTCCGCGATGAAGCTGGATACCATCTCCAGCTTCTCATTCGTGATAGAAAACCCCATGACACGCTCCCGCAGGGCGTGCGACggggtgaagaagagcagcgtgTTGGGGTCACCATCCCGCCTGGATGAGGGAAAGCCCTGAGGTCGATCCTGCCCTGATGCGCCGCGCTGGTCGCAACTCACACATTTCTCCTCCTCAGTCCACACAATTCTGCCCAAGTCCAGCAGCACAACGGCCTCCTCAGCTGACACTCGACGCCCTTGTGGACTCGTGTTTGAGGCAGCAGGTGCGGGCATAGCCCTCCGTCTGCCTCGCCCTTGGCGGCTGCCCGGGGCGCTGACAGCCACGTCCACCCTCTCCGCACATGAGGTTTCTATCTCGTCCTTCGCCGTCAGTGCGCACACATCGAACTCGCTGCCCTGCGTGGTCAGCAAGAGTCGCACGATAGTGTCTCGAAGGGTATCGTTAGCGACCCAGCCTTGATACGGGAGGACGTCTTCGCAGATGAATTCGCTCAGCTGAGCGGAGGAGCAGCCGACGCAAGGCACCTGAGCGCCGATAAATTCGAGACACAGTTGTAGGCACCCCTCAAACATAGCGTGCGGTGCGCCCGTTTACTttgacgtgtgtgtggggNNNNNNNNNNNNNNNNNNNNNNNNNNNNNNNNNNNNNNNNNNNNNNNNNNNNNNNNNNNNNNNNNNNNNNNNNNNNNNNNNNNNNNNNNNNNNNNNNNNNTCAGAAAAAACCCCggtgagggagaaaaaagaggaggcgcagcacacgcacgcacgctcttcctccttccccgaGACGGTCGCcacacaccggcacacaagcgccgtggcggcggtcccgcggcaccacacgcacgcgtgcatcTACATCATCAGTGCGAGGCACGAGTCTGCTCCCTAGTACTCCtcgacgtcctcctcgcccgcGTCGTCGGCGGACTCGGCGCCAACCTCCTCGTAgtccttctccagcgcagcaAGATCCTCGCGCGCCTCGGAGAactcgccctcctccatgCCCTCGCCAACGTACCAGTGCACGAACGCGCGCTTGCTGTACATCAGGTCGAACTTGTGGTCGATCCGCGCAAACACCTCAGCGATCGCGGTCGAGTTCGCAATCATGCACACGGCACGCTGCACCTTCGCCAGGTCGCCGCCGGGCACAACGGTCGGCGGCTGGTAGTTGATGCCGCACTTGAAGCCAGTCGGGCACCAGTCCACAAACTGGATGGTGCGCTTGGTCTTGATCGTCGCAATCGCGGCGTTGACATCCTTCGGCACGACATCGCCGCGGTACATGAGGCAGCACGACATGTACTTGCCGTGGCGAGGATCGCACTTGGTCAGCATGCCAGCCGGCTCAAAGACCGAGTTCGTGATGTCAGCAACGGACAGCTGCTCGTGGTACGCCTTCTCCGCAGACACCACCGGTGCGTAGCTCGTCAGCACGAAGTGGATGCGCGGGTACGGCACAAGGTTCGTCTGGAACTCCGTCAGGTCCACGTTCAGCGCACCATCGAAGCGCAGAGACGCCGTCAGGGACGACACCACCTGGCCAATCAGGCGGTTCACGTTCGTGTACGACGGGCGCTCGATGTCGAGGGAACGACGAGTGAGATCGTAAATGGCCTCGTTGTCCAGCATCGTCGCAACATCGGTGTGCTCGAGCAGCGAGTGCGTCGACAGCACGCAGTTGTACGGCTCCACGACAGCAGTCGACACCTGCGGGCTCGGGTACACGGTGTAGCCAAGCTTGGACTTCTTGCCGTAGTCCACAGACaggcgctccagcagcagcgcgccaagGCCAGAgcccgtgccgccgccgacagCGTGGAACACCATAAAGCCCTGAAGGCCAGTGCAGTTGTCCGCCAGCTTGCGAATGCGGTCCAGCGC encodes the following:
- a CDS encoding alpha tubulin (TriTrypDB/GeneDB-style sysID: LpmP.13.0280) — translated: MREAICIHIGQAGCQVGNACWELFCLEHGIQPDGSMPSDKCIGVEDDAFNTFFSETGAGKHVPRSLFLDLEPTVVDEVRTGTYRQLFNPEQLVSGKEDAANNYARGHYTIGKEIVDLALDRIRKLADNCTGLQGFMVFHAVGGGTGSGLGALLLERLSVDYGKKSKLGYTVYPSPQVSTAVVEPYNCVLSTHSLLEHTDVATMLDNEAIYDLTRRSLDIERPSYTNVNRLIGQVVSSLTASLRFDGALNVDLTEFQTNLVPYPRIHFVLTSYAPVVSAEKAYHEQLSVADITNSVFEPAGMLTKCDPRHGKYMSCCLMYRGDVVPKDVNAAIATIKTKRTIQFVDWCPTGFKCGINYQPPTVVPGGDLAKVQRAVCMIANSTAIAEVFARIDHKFDLMYSKRAFVHWYVGEGMEEGEFSEAREDLAALEKDYEEVGAESADDAGEEDVEEY